One genomic segment of Salmo trutta chromosome 8, fSalTru1.1, whole genome shotgun sequence includes these proteins:
- the LOC115199205 gene encoding lymphocyte antigen 75, with translation METLWYLTLLISGFYTPSSCLHQYHFITNYMTWTDAQSYCREKYTDLATVDDMEDLNRLITSVSSYNWIWIGLNMGDSMKWHWSLADRRFYREGETEFRNWDTATPQNGGCAFMSTAGLWNNASCDDQHHFICYDGKQDTNLTYILIQENKTWIDAQSYCRQNHTDLVSVRNQTENTEIHQKISLRGLPVWIGLFQDSWIWSDQSDSSFRNWWSGWPSTDQAYNCTLVSSDPNQSYYSKWINIPCDNILPFICYVPAVETTTVPLPTPTITIMTTTSPPTPEKPQLKRQVVRVKMTPKDQNLNISDPAVQDAILKEIRNKLKEQGLPADPKVTWKKQPDGKVFHKEEEGSPKKEEEEEKKMKRMMTKREL, from the exons GATTCTACACACCTTCCTCATGTCTTCATCAGTATCACTTCATTACCAACTATATGACCTGGACTGATGCCCAGAGTTACTGCAGAGAGAAATACACTGATCTGGCTACAGTAGATGACATGGAGGACCTGAACAGGCTGATTACCAGTGTCAGTAGTTATAATTGGATCTGGATCGGACTGAATATGGGAGACTCCATGAAGTGGCACTGGTCTCTGGCAGACAGACGTTTCtacagagagggggagactgAGTTCAGAAACTGGGACACTGCGACACCCCAAAATGGTGGCTGTGCTTTTATGAGTACAGCTGGGCTGTGGAACAACGCCTCCTGTGATGACCAGCATCACTTCATCTGTTATGATG GAAAACAAGACACCAACCTAACATACATCTTAATTCAGGAGAACAAGACCTGGATAGATGCTCAGAGTTACTGCAGACAGAATCACACAGACCTGGTCAGTGTGAGGAACCAGACTGAGAACACAGAGATACATCAGAAGATATCACTGAGGGGACTGCCTGTGTGGATCGGTCTGTTTCAAGACTCCTGGATATGGTCAGACCAGAGTGACTCCTCATTCAGAAACTGGTGGTCAGGATGGCCTTCAACAGATCAGGCATACAACTGCACTCTGGTGTCTTCTGATCCAAATCAATCTTATTATTCTAAATGGATAAATATTCCCTGTGACAACATCTTACCTTTCATCTGCTATG TACCAGCTGTGGAGACAACGACTGTCCCCCTGCCCACACCCACAATCACAATAATGACCACGACTAGCCCCCCGACCCCTGAGAAACCTCAACTGAAGAGACAGGTGGTGAGAGTGAAGATGACACCAAAGGATCAAAATCTGAACATCAGCGATCCTGCTGTTCAGGACGCCATCTTAAAAGAG ATAAGGAACAAGCTGAAGGAGCAGGGGTTACCTGCAGACCCCAAAGTGACATGGAAAAAGCAGCCTGATGGGAAGGTCTTCCACAAGGAGGAAGAGGGGTCTCCcaagaaagaagaggaggaggagaagaagatgaAGAGAATGATGACAAAGAGAGAACTGTAA